A stretch of DNA from Bacteroides sp.:
GATGAACGTGAAGGGGAGATCAGGGAGTTGAATGTAGATTTTGCCGGTTCCCAGCTTGCCTGGCTTCACAGCACCGATACTGGTGATGCTAAAGTCTATGGCTTGTGGCTCTGGGAGCAAAGACGTAACCGACTTGAAGAAATTATCGACCGCGACACCCAGGGCATGCCCGCCGATTATAGTCCCAATGAAAACCGCAAGCCCTATTTCTCTAAAAATGGCCAGCGACTTTTCCTGGGCACTGCCCCCGCTCCTGTTACTGAAGAGAAAGACACCCTCCTCCCCGAAGAACGCTATTCCCTTGACCTCTGGCACTGGCAAGAACCGGTGCTCCATACGCAGCAGCTTTCCAGCCTTCGTCGCGATCGCAACCGCAACTATCTGGCAGTGTATCATATACGCCAGCAAAAATTTGTCCAGCTTGCCGATGAGGATATGCCCGATCTCATGCTTGACCGTGATAACGATCTGACCCACGGACTTGGTTCCTCCAGCTTGCCTTATGAAATTGAATCCAGCTGGGCAGGCTCAGCATCCCGTGACCTTTACCTGGTGAACCTTTTGGATGGCAGCCGCAAACTTATCATGGAAGGTCTGCGGTCAAGGCCTATGCTTTCACCTGCAGGGAAATATGTTACCTGGTTTGATGGAGGGGTGCGGCAATGGATGGTTTATGACATTGATAAGGGCACCACTTCAAGCCTTACGGCCAGTATTCCGTTTGCATTCCACGATGAAGATCATGATATGCCGGCTGAAGCCGGCCCCTATGGCTTCAGCGGATGGACCGAAAACGATGACTTTATTCTGATCAATGACCGCTTCGATATCTGGAAAATAGACCCGGCGGGAAGGAAGAATCCTGAAAACCTTACCCAGGGCTACGGTCGTGAAAATGAAATTCGTTTCCGCATTCAGAACCTTAATCCGGATGAGTACTTCTTCCGGCTGGATGATCGCCTGATTTTTGAAGGCTTTGATGTTGTTGATAAGCAGGATGGCTTCTTTGCTCTGGAAAACGGCCAGCTCACCACCCTGAAGTTTGAAGATGCTGCTTTCAGCCAGCTTCAGAAGGCCAAAAATGCCGAACGTTATATCTGGCGCCGCTCCACCTTCAATGAATACAGCAATCTATGGACAGGCGATGCCAACCTTAGCAGTGAAGTACGCATCTCCGATGCCAACCCCCAGCAGGATGGCTATTACTGGGGCAGCGTTCAACTGGTCGACTGGCTTGATTTCGATCACCAGAAGCTCCAGGGCCTGCTTTACCTGCCGGAGGACTTCGATCCCAACAAGAAATATCCCTTACTTGTTTATTTTTACGAAAAGTCGTCCGACGGCCTGCACTCGCATATCATTCCTGCCCCCAGCCGTTCCACCATTAACCGGCCATACTGCACCAGCAACGGGTATGTGATCTTTATCCCCGACATCACTTACAAAGATGGCTTCCCTGGCGAGAGTGCCTATAATGCCATCATGAGCGGAACCCTGGCAATGCTTGAACGCTACCCCTTTATTGACCGGGAGAACATGGGACTTCAGGGCCAAAGCTGGGGTGGCTACCAGATCGCTTACCTGGTGACACGAACCAACCTGTTTAAGGCGGCCATGGCTGGAGCGCCCGTCAGCAATATGATCAGCGCCTATGGCGGCATCCGCTGGGAAAGTGGCCGAAGCAGGCAATTCCAGTATGAACAAACCCAGAGCCGCATCGGGGGTACCCCTTGGGAGAAGCCTTTCCGCTACATCGAGAATTCCCCGGTGTTTTTTGCCGATAAGATTGAGACTCCCTTATTGATTATGGCCAACGACACCGATGGTGCCGTTCCATGGTATCAGGGGATTGAGTTCTTCATGGCCCTGCGCAGGCTGTCGAAACCCGCCTGGTTGCTGGTTTATAACGATGAAGCGCATAACCTGACCAAATGGCCCAACCGCATGGATCTCTCCGTCAGGATGTATCAGTTCTTCGATCATTTTCTGAAAGGAGCCCCCGCACCCATTTGGCTGCAAGAGGGTATTCCGGCCATTGAGAAAGGCAAAAACCACGGCTACGACCTGGTTGATTAAAGACGTTTTTGTAAGTCCAAAAACCAAGAAATATGACCAAGAAGAAAAGCAAATTCTCCGGATTTCTCGGATTCGTGGAGAAAGCAGGCAACGCCCTGCCGCACCCTGCCAGTTTGTTTGCCCTCCTGGCCATTTCTGCCCTGCTCCTCTCATTGATTGGCCACTGGCTTGATTGGACGGCCATTCACCCTGCCACCGGCGAAGAGATCAAGGCAGTTAACCTGCTTTCCAAAGAAGGAATACACCGCATTATTCTGGAGATGGTGGATAACTATACCGGATTCGCTCCTCTTGGCATTGTGATGGTAGCCTTACTTGGAATTGGTATTGCAGAAAG
This window harbors:
- a CDS encoding prolyl oligopeptidase family serine peptidase, giving the protein MKFRASIILFFALSFVFLASAQEKKRLSHDDYAIWNTISGQQLSPDGQWLVYEVNPQDGDGTLVIYHFGSGEEVRVPRGYRASVSPANGYVAFYIKPQQAVVRQAKVDKKKKEEMPSDSLGIFRFSDRSLEKFAGPVTFALPEEPSDWMVYHIDNTAGENNRRRSTEPEPEDQDPPADSLEVKEPPKTKNLFVFNPLDGTLHQINDIGEYLISPQGNLVAGVAEINQGDTLKQKKVVVFETQSQLENVIDEREGEIRELNVDFAGSQLAWLHSTDTGDAKVYGLWLWEQRRNRLEEIIDRDTQGMPADYSPNENRKPYFSKNGQRLFLGTAPAPVTEEKDTLLPEERYSLDLWHWQEPVLHTQQLSSLRRDRNRNYLAVYHIRQQKFVQLADEDMPDLMLDRDNDLTHGLGSSSLPYEIESSWAGSASRDLYLVNLLDGSRKLIMEGLRSRPMLSPAGKYVTWFDGGVRQWMVYDIDKGTTSSLTASIPFAFHDEDHDMPAEAGPYGFSGWTENDDFILINDRFDIWKIDPAGRKNPENLTQGYGRENEIRFRIQNLNPDEYFFRLDDRLIFEGFDVVDKQDGFFALENGQLTTLKFEDAAFSQLQKAKNAERYIWRRSTFNEYSNLWTGDANLSSEVRISDANPQQDGYYWGSVQLVDWLDFDHQKLQGLLYLPEDFDPNKKYPLLVYFYEKSSDGLHSHIIPAPSRSTINRPYCTSNGYVIFIPDITYKDGFPGESAYNAIMSGTLAMLERYPFIDRENMGLQGQSWGGYQIAYLVTRTNLFKAAMAGAPVSNMISAYGGIRWESGRSRQFQYEQTQSRIGGTPWEKPFRYIENSPVFFADKIETPLLIMANDTDGAVPWYQGIEFFMALRRLSKPAWLLVYNDEAHNLTKWPNRMDLSVRMYQFFDHFLKGAPAPIWLQEGIPAIEKGKNHGYDLVD